The window TTTACTTGGTTTAGGTAAGCGCAAAAATAAACTAAACGAACATATTTGCACTCTTATTGCTAGTTCTCAAAAAGAACTCATAATATGCACGCCCTACTTCAATTTCCCTCGGACGGTAGGTAGAGAAGTTCGCCGTGCAATACGACGAGGTGTTAAAGTCACAATTGTCATTGGTGACAAAACAGCTAATGATTTCTTTATTCCACCAAGTGAACCATTCAAAACGATCTCAGGATTACCTTATTTATATGAAGTAAACCTTCGTAATTTTGCAAAACAAAATGAAGCGGCAATAGCACGTAGACAGTTAGCTATACATCTATGGAAACACGAAGATAATAGCTTTCACCTTAAAGGGATATGGGTAGATCGGAGCTATATGCTAATTACTGGGAATAATTTAAACCCAAGGGCGTGGAAATTAGACTTAGAAAATGCCATTTTAGTTCATGATAAAAATCAATTACTAGCAGACCAAAAACAAAAAGAGTTAGATTGCATTCTTAAACATACCCAATTAGTTGGCAGCTATAAATTCATAGAAAAAATAGATAACTACCCAGCTCCAGTCAGAAAGCTTATTAAACGAATTCGTCGTATTAAAGCCGACCATATCCTCAATCAAATCTTGTAGGTATCAAATGATTATTGCAGCCATTGATGTTGACCCACAAAAAGCATTTACTCCTCTTTGCCCAAATGAGCTTCCAGTAAATGAGGGTGATATCATTGGTCCAGCGTTAAACGCACAAGCAAGAAAAGCAAATTTTCGTGTGCTCACAAAAGATGCCCATCAATCGAAGGCTATATGGACTGTCGATAATCATTCTCAAATGTTACAGCCTTTAGATCATCCGAATGCTGACTTAACTTGGGTATCACATGCGGTACCTGGCACAAGAGGCTTTGAGACTATCCCAGAGCTTCCAGCAGTCACTGATTATGATTTCGTTGTATGGAAAGGTATAGAAGCAGATCTACATCCATACGGAGCCTGTTATCACGACATAGCAGAGCAGCTTAGTACTGGGCTTATCGAATGGCTCATAGCTAAAGAAGTAGATACTGTTTTGATTGGTGGTCTTGCTACTGATTATTGTGTAAAGACAACTGCACTGCAATTAGTTAAAAATAAGCAATTCAAGGTCATCATTAACGTAGAGGCTTGTCGAGGAATAGCGACAGA is drawn from Photobacterium profundum SS9 and contains these coding sequences:
- a CDS encoding isochorismatase family protein, which produces MIIAAIDVDPQKAFTPLCPNELPVNEGDIIGPALNAQARKANFRVLTKDAHQSKAIWTVDNHSQMLQPLDHPNADLTWVSHAVPGTRGFETIPELPAVTDYDFVVWKGIEADLHPYGACYHDIAEQLSTGLIEWLIAKEVDTVLIGGLATDYCVKTTALQLVKNKQFKVIINVEACRGIATETIELAYKEMSQAGITIIQNINDLQIHL